Genomic segment of Limnohabitans sp. INBF002:
CACGGCGCGCGCAAATTGCTCGGGCGTGACCAGCAGGTTGATGACCGATTCTTTGGACGTGTCGTACTCACGAATCACGGCCAAGATGTCTTTGGGGGGCAGCTGCGCCAGCACCACCATCAGGGCTTGGTCGCCCTCGGCATCGGCCAACTCGACCAGCGCGGCTTCTGCGCCCGTGATGTCGCCTGCGGCGATGAGGCTTTGCGTTTTGGCAATCAGTGCGATGGCGTTGGTTTTGTCGGTCATGAGGTCACCCTGTTTATTCTTTGCTGTCGAAGCCTTGTTCGACCATCCACGCGTTGCCCGCTTCTTCGCGTTCACGGGCTTCGCGCTCCTCGTCTTGTTCGGGCTGATCGCCACGTTCGACGTTCTCTAAATCTTCGTCGGCATCGGCGTCACTTGACTGTGCGGAGGAACGCATAGGCGTGCCATGCATGTATTCGAGGGCCGCAGCCACGCTCATGAACCACGCACCCACCGGCTCGGCCAAGATTTGGTCCACCATGGGTTGCGCCCAAGCTGCAATGCGGATGCCTTCAGACACAGCATCCCAGCTCAGCAAATCATCGGCGTCTAAGGTGATGAAGTGGTCCATCAACTCGGGCTCGTGGAACTCAAAGGCTTGGTGTAACACCACGGCCACCATTTCGGGGTTGAGATCCAGCATCTGTAGCAAAAAGCCCAGCTCTTTGCGCTTTTCAGCCAAGCGTTTGTCGAGGATGTAGTGACCTTCGGAGTCTGAGTTGAGGTCGTCCAGCTCGGCTTGGTAGGCCGAACGCAGCTCTTGGAAGAATGGAGAAATGCTCATGTTTTGCTTATGGAAACGTTGCTTTTGAATCAGAACGTTTTTATGAACGGTTCAGCACTTGCTGAAAGTAGGCGGTCCAAATTTCGCGCGCGGTTTGCGCGGGGTCGTCCAACAAATTACGGCGGCGGTTGTCGTCGTAGGCTTGGCGTTTGGTCTCGTCTGACAGCACGTCGTAGGCCTCTTGCACCTCGCGAAAACGCGCAGGCGCGTCTTCGGCGGTGTTGCGGTCAGGGTGAAACTGCGAGGCTTTTTGGCGGAACGCGCGTTTGATGTCCGCCAGCGTGGCATCGCTTTTCAGCCCGAGGGCGGCGTAGTGTTCAGACACGTTCAGCTCTTTAAAAAATCACAGCGCTTGAAAAATCAAAGAGCTTGCTTCAGGCGAATCTCTTCCACCTTGACGGGGCCCATGGGCACGGTCTTGGCGCTGGACATTTCGCGTTTGAAGCCGGCCAATTCATGAAAGCGCATGGCGCGGTCATTGGCGATGGGCACCCAAATGGACACATGGGTACAGCCTTCTTCTTGAAGGCCTTCGCGGGCAGCGTCCCACAAAGCCAGGCCCACGCCTTGGCCCCAGTAGGCGGCATCCACATAAATGTCCCAAATCTCGCCCAGAGTGTTGGGCGTGCCTTTGTCGCGAGAGCGGTCGTAGCCCACAAAGCCCACGATCTTGCTGCCGTCGACGGCCACTTGCACTTGGGGCTCGGCAAACTCAATGGCTTCGCGCCAGTAGGTGGTGCTTTTTTCTTCGGGCACCGGCAGCACTTTGCTACCGGTTTGCATGGTTTTGAACGCTTCTTTGGCGGTGGCGGCGTACAGCTCGGCGATTTTGGCGGCGTCGCGCATCGTGGCGGGACGGACTTCAACAGTTGTCAGGTCGGACATGGAAAGGGAAAATTCAGTGAACAGATAAGACCGCTATTGTCCCAGTAAAACCATCCCTTGCACGGAGTTAGGTAGAGTAGCGCCTTCGCTGCTTGCAGCCTTCTTTTTCAAACTCCCAACCCCATGCTCATTCTTGCCCCGATGGAGGGCTTGCTCGACTTTGTGCTGCGCGACGTGCTGACCCGCATCGGCGGGGTGGACCGCTGCGTGTCCGAGTTCATCCGCGTCACCAACACCTTGCTGCCCGAGCGCACGTTTTTGCGCATCGTGCCCGAGCTGACGAATGGCGGGCGTACGTTTGCGGGCGTGCCGGTGCGGCCTCAACTATTGGGGTCAGACCCCCAATGTTTGGCCGACAACGCCGCGCGCGTGGCGGGCATGGGCTGCGATGGGGTGGACCTGAACTTTGGTTGCCCTGCCAAACAAGTCAACCGCCATGGCGGCGGCTCGGTGCTGCTGCAAGACCCCGAAGTGCTGTACCAAATTGTGCGAGCGGTGCGCGCCGCTGTGCCGGCCCACCAAGTGGTGTCGGCCAAGATGCGTTTGGGCTTCAACGACGACAGCACGGCGGAAGAATGCGCCTTGGCGCTAGAGGCTGGCGGGGCCAGCGAAATTGTGGTGCACGCCCGTACCAAGGCCGATGCGTATCGCCCACCCGCATATTGGCACCGCATTGCCGACATCAAAGCCAAGGTCAAAACCCCGCTGGTGGCGAACGGCGAAATTTGGAATGTGCAAGATGCCATCAATGCCCGGGCTGAATCAGGCTGCTTCGACTTGATGCTGGGCCGTGGCATCGTGACCAACCCAGGTTTGGGCTGGGCCATTCAAGCGCACGACGCAGCTGCGAATGGCTTGCCAGCACCCGCTCGCGAAGTGTGTTGGCAAGACCTGCCGCCACACCTGCACACGTTTTGGCAAATTGTGTCGGGCCATGTGAGCGAGCGTCACCAAGCGGGGCGCTTGAAACAATGGCTCAACTTCTTGCGCAAGCATTACCCCGAGGCTGAGGCTGCCTACATGCATGTGCGCACCTTGACCAGCCCCAAAGACATCAACGCATGGTTTGACGCCATGCCCACACAACCATGACCGACGACACCCTAGACACCCCCTTCATCCAAGAGCCACGCCTGTGGCAAAACGAAACTTGGACCGCCAAGGTCATCAAAAACGACGATGACGACGGCTGGGCGGTGGCCATGTTCAAAGACGGTGAATCCGAAGCCGCGCTGATTGGCCCGTGGACCATGGGCCGCGACAAAAAGAACCCCAAGCCCTTGGACGGCACGGCGTTCATCACCTTGGTCAAAACCGCCTCCGAGTTTGTGCGCCGCAGCGAGCAGCAGTTGCACGCGACGCTGCACCAAGCCGTCACGGTCAACGGGGAAACAGGTCGCGTGACCGTGCTGCTAGACATCGTGCCCGATGACGACAACCCCTACGCCACGCTGAGCGCGCAAGACGAGGGCGGCGACACGCTGGCTGAGGTGCGCGTGGAGGCGGGCTTCAAGCTCAACCGCAATACCGCTCAGGCTTGGGTGGATGCGGGGTTTGATAAGCCAAAAGGCGCACGGGGCTGAGACTTAGCCTTGGCTTGATGCCTCTCGCACCCGCGTGACAGCAATTGGGCATTGAGGGGCCCGACGCGCGGCATACTTCGCTGATTCATGTCGCACAAACACCTTCATCCATGGCAAGTTCTCACGGGCGGCATTTGCGGCTTGGTGCTGACCATCGGCTTGGCGCGTTTTGCCTACACGCCCTTGCTGCCTAGCCTGCAAACCCAAACCGGATTGACCGACGCAGCCGCTGGCGGTTTGGCCGCGATCAATTACGCCGGCTACATGAGCGGTGCTTTGGCTGCCACTTGGATTGACGATGTGCGCTGGCGGCATTGGCTCTACAGCGCTGGCTTGTGGATGGCCTTGCTCACGGTGGCAGCGATGGCGCTGACCACGTGGATGCCTGCATGGGCTTTGATTCGCTACATCGGCGGCTTGTGTGGTGCCACGGGCATGTTGCTTGGCTCAGGTTTGATCTTGGGTTGGCTGATGCGCCAAGGGCGTCGGCCTGAGTTGGGTTTGTATTTCATCGGCTTGGGGCTTGGCATTGTGGTGTCGGCGCTGGGGGCTTGGGGCTTGGCGCAGCTGTGGCCCACATGGTCGGACCAATGGTTGGCCTTTGCGGCTTTGGGTTTGCTGTTTTTTGTGCCCGCTTGGAAGTGGCGTCCGCCCGTGCCACCGCAGGTGGTGGTGGCGCATGACGCCGCGCCTGCATCTGGCTTGGGCTCACGCCGCTGGGCATGGACCATGCTGACCAGTTACTTTGCTGCGGGCTGGGGCTTTGTCATCAGTGCCACGTTCACCGTGGCCATCGTGGAGCGCGAGCCTGCGCTGGCGGGCCAAGGTCCGTTGGCTTGGGCGATGGTCGGCATGGCGGCCATGCCTGCGGTGTTCATTTGGGATTTGGTGGCGCGGCGTGTGGGTGACAAGCGGGCTTTGTTGCTGGCGTTTGGTTTGCAAACGCTTTCGGTCATGCTGCCGGCGATGTCGGGTGAGCTGTGGGCCGCGTTAGCAGGGGCGGTGGGTTATGGCGCCACGTTCATTGGCATCGTGAGCATGACGCTGGCTTTGGTGGGGCGCCGCGCGCCTAATAACCCAGGCAAGGCCATGGCCAAACTCACGCTCAGCTACGGGGCTGCGCAAATGCTGGCCCCCGTGGTGGCAGGCTACATGGCGCAAACCACAGGTACGTTCAAAGGTGCGTTGTGGTTGACCGCTGGCGTGATGGCCGCAGGCATGGCCTTGCTGGCGACTTTGCCCAAAGACGAAGCAGCGCCCACTGTTTGAGCGAAAACCCCGAGCGTGAACCACGCAGCACAGGCCCCACAATAGGCGTAAGTTTCAGGGCGCCCCTGCTGTTTTTAAAAGCGATTTACCGTGCCTACTCAAAGTTTTATTCTTGGCAAAGACGCGCCACTCGAATCCACCATCAACACCCTACAGGCCAAGTTGCAGGCGATGGGGTTTCACATCCAAGAGAAGAGTTGGCTTAATCCCGTGGACGGCATTTGGTCGGTCCACATCCGCGACCGCGATTGCCCTGTGTTGTTTGCCAATGGCAAAGGCGCCACGCGCATGGCGTGTTTGGCCAGTGCCTTGGGTGAGTTTTTTGAGCGCTTGGCGACCAACTATTTTTGGACACATTTCTACCTAGGCCCCCTCACAGCGGATGCGTCGTTTGTGCATTACCCGCAAGAGCGTTGGTTTGATTTGAGCGATGACGGTTCGTGGCCCAAGGGCTTGCTCAACGCCGAGCTGCACACGTTTTACAACCCTGAGGGCAACATCGATTGCGCCAACTTGGTGGACTTCAATTCGGGCAATTTGGAGCGCGGCATTTGCGCCATTCCCTATGTGCGCCAGCGCGATGGTGAGACGGCCTACATCCCTGTCAACATCATTGGCAACTTGTATGTGAGCAACGGCATGTCAGCGGGCAACACCGCGCTGGAGGCCCGCACACAAGGGTTGTCAGAGATCTTTGAACGCCATGTGAAAGCCAAAATCATCAGCGAGGGCATTTGCTTGCCCGATGTGCCCGAGGCGGTGATCAACCGTTACCCACGCATCGTCGCAGGCATTGCGGCCTTGCGAGCTGCAGGCTTTGGCATCTTGGTGAAAGATGCGTCACTCGGCGGCAAGTACCCGGTCATGAACGTGACCTTGCTGCACCCCGAAGACCAAGGTTGCTTTGCCAGCTTTGGTGCACACCCACGTTTTGAGGTGGCGCTAGAGCGTGCCTTGACCGAGTTGCTGCAAGGCCGCGCGTTGGACACTTTGGTGGGCTTCCCACCACCCACGTTTGATTTGGATGAAGCGGCCAGCGCTCCCAACATTGAAATTCATTTCGTCGATTCCAGTGGCGTGATTCACTGGGAATTCTTGGGCCAAATTCCAGACTATGTGTTTGTGGATTGGAACTTCTCCAGTACCACTGCCGACGACTACGCGTATTGCGTCAAGCGCATGCACGACGATGGCTTTGATATTTACATCGCCGACTTCGAGCACTTGGGCGTGTACGCCTGCCGCATTTTGGTGCCGGGCATGTCTGAGATTTACCCTGTGGATGACCTCGACTTTGAGAACAACAGCATCGCCAACGAGATGCGCGAAGCCATCCTCAACTTGACCGACCTCGACAACGAAGAATGCAGCGATTTGTTGGCCTCGTTGAACGAATCCAACTTGGCCGACGAGCGCCCTGTGGCAGCCTTGATTGGCATGACACCGGACGCTGGCAGCTTTTGGGCGGACCTGCGCGTGGGCGAACTCAAAACCCTCTTGGCCTTGGCCTGCGGCGACGAGGCGGCCACGGTGGAAGGTTGCGAATGGATTCGCCACTTTGACCAAATTCCCCAGCAACGCCGCTCGGTCTATGCCTGCATCGAAACCTTGGTGTTGCTCACCGACCGTGGCGACACCGCGCCCTATGTGGGCGCGATTCGCCAGTTGTATGGCGCAGGTGTGTTTGAGCAAGCCCATGCGCTCATCATGCAAACCGACCGCTTCATGGGCATTTCAGCGCCGGGTTTGATGATGAATGGCTGCGAGATGCAGCATCAATTGTGGGCCGCGTATGAGAAAGTGCAGGCGTATAAAAGCTAACCGCCTGCGAGTCAAACGCCAAACAAAAAGCCGCTTTGAAAGCGGCTTTTTTGTGTTCGAACGGTATGGCTTGAAAGCCACTTAAAGGCCAAGACTCTCCAGCACCACCACACCTTTGGGTGTTTGCAAGGTGGCTTTGAGGTTGGCTGGCCCTTCGGTCACCGTCACACGGTTGAGTTCAATCGCGTCATAAGCGGCTTGCAGTTTGGCAGCGCTGGGGTGAATCACCTCAAGGCTTTGCAAGGTCACGCCTGAGCGGGTGAGGGTGTTGCGTGGATGCAGCTTGAGCGGGTCGGTCGCTTCGGGCTTGCCCCATTGGATCAAGGTTGGCATGCAACCATCAAACAAGCGCTGACCATCGGCACGCACTGAAATTTGCCAGTTGAGCGTGCCACGGTTGGTGCGTCGGCTGGCTGAGATGGCGGGACCGCGGTCAATGCCTTGCATGCGCACGGCCATGCGCGCTGCTCGGATGTCGGGGGTGTTCACGACAAAGTGAACCAAGCGCGGTTCTTTGGCCACGGCTTTTTGAAGTGCCGGGTCATCCATGTCATACCAGCGGGTGGGGCAGGCGCGTTTGGGGCGGACGGCTTTGGGGTCGATGGCGATGATTTCGACATAGGCCATGGGGTTGGATGGCGAGGCCACTTTGAACAAGCGGTTGTGTGTGCCGTACAGCGTGTGCTCGCCGCCGGGGCCAGGCGTGATGCCCAGTGTGTCTTCGCACCATTGCACGCCTTGTTCTAGGCTTTTGGCAACGATGACGAGGTGGTCTATTTGTGTGTGCATGGGGCAGCACCATACCACTAGGGCTGAGCGAGTCTTTGACGCAGTTCGGTTTTGAGCACTTTGCCGTAGTTGTTCTTGGGCAAGCTGTCGACCAGTTCGTAGCGCTTGGGGCGTTTGAAGCGGGCGATTTCGTTCAGGCAATACGTGTCGAGGTCTTGTGCGCTGACGGTGCAGCCTTGTTGTGCCACCACAAAAGCCACGATGATTTCACCCCAATCGGGGTCGGGTGCGCCCACCACGGCCACTTCGCTCACGCCCGGGGCTTGCAACAACACTTCTTCCACCTCGCGCGGGTACACATTGGATCCGCCGCAGATGATGAGGTCCTTGCTGCGGTCTTTCAGCGTGAGAAAACCATGCGCGTCTAAGCAACCCATGTCGCCCGTGAACAGCCAGCCCTCGCGAATGGCGGCTTTCGTGGCTTCTGGGTTGCGCCAATAGCCCGCCATCACGCTGTCTCCTTTGATGAGCACTTCACCCACCTCACCCAAAGGCAGATCGTGTCCCTGTTCATCGGTGATGCGAATTTGCACCGGTGTTTGGGCCACGCCGATGGACGCCAAGCGTTGCGCATGTTCGGGGTGGGTGGTGTCGCTCAAATGAAAGCGGGACAGGGCAGTGCCCACCATGGGGCTTTCGCCTTGGCCGTAAATTTGCACAAAGCGCGGCCCCATGAGGCGCAGCGCGCGCTGAATGTCTGCGGCATACATGGGCG
This window contains:
- a CDS encoding DnaJ domain-containing protein, coding for MSEHYAALGLKSDATLADIKRAFRQKASQFHPDRNTAEDAPARFREVQEAYDVLSDETKRQAYDDNRRRNLLDDPAQTAREIWTAYFQQVLNRS
- a CDS encoding GNAT family N-acetyltransferase; this translates as MSDLTTVEVRPATMRDAAKIAELYAATAKEAFKTMQTGSKVLPVPEEKSTTYWREAIEFAEPQVQVAVDGSKIVGFVGYDRSRDKGTPNTLGEIWDIYVDAAYWGQGVGLALWDAAREGLQEEGCTHVSIWVPIANDRAMRFHELAGFKREMSSAKTVPMGPVKVEEIRLKQAL
- a CDS encoding tRNA-dihydrouridine synthase, with product MLILAPMEGLLDFVLRDVLTRIGGVDRCVSEFIRVTNTLLPERTFLRIVPELTNGGRTFAGVPVRPQLLGSDPQCLADNAARVAGMGCDGVDLNFGCPAKQVNRHGGGSVLLQDPEVLYQIVRAVRAAVPAHQVVSAKMRLGFNDDSTAEECALALEAGGASEIVVHARTKADAYRPPAYWHRIADIKAKVKTPLVANGEIWNVQDAINARAESGCFDLMLGRGIVTNPGLGWAIQAHDAAANGLPAPAREVCWQDLPPHLHTFWQIVSGHVSERHQAGRLKQWLNFLRKHYPEAEAAYMHVRTLTSPKDINAWFDAMPTQP
- a CDS encoding YbfB/YjiJ family MFS transporter; this encodes MSHKHLHPWQVLTGGICGLVLTIGLARFAYTPLLPSLQTQTGLTDAAAGGLAAINYAGYMSGALAATWIDDVRWRHWLYSAGLWMALLTVAAMALTTWMPAWALIRYIGGLCGATGMLLGSGLILGWLMRQGRRPELGLYFIGLGLGIVVSALGAWGLAQLWPTWSDQWLAFAALGLLFFVPAWKWRPPVPPQVVVAHDAAPASGLGSRRWAWTMLTSYFAAGWGFVISATFTVAIVEREPALAGQGPLAWAMVGMAAMPAVFIWDLVARRVGDKRALLLAFGLQTLSVMLPAMSGELWAALAGAVGYGATFIGIVSMTLALVGRRAPNNPGKAMAKLTLSYGAAQMLAPVVAGYMAQTTGTFKGALWLTAGVMAAGMALLATLPKDEAAPTV
- the ycaO gene encoding 30S ribosomal protein S12 methylthiotransferase accessory factor YcaO → MPTQSFILGKDAPLESTINTLQAKLQAMGFHIQEKSWLNPVDGIWSVHIRDRDCPVLFANGKGATRMACLASALGEFFERLATNYFWTHFYLGPLTADASFVHYPQERWFDLSDDGSWPKGLLNAELHTFYNPEGNIDCANLVDFNSGNLERGICAIPYVRQRDGETAYIPVNIIGNLYVSNGMSAGNTALEARTQGLSEIFERHVKAKIISEGICLPDVPEAVINRYPRIVAGIAALRAAGFGILVKDASLGGKYPVMNVTLLHPEDQGCFASFGAHPRFEVALERALTELLQGRALDTLVGFPPPTFDLDEAASAPNIEIHFVDSSGVIHWEFLGQIPDYVFVDWNFSSTTADDYAYCVKRMHDDGFDIYIADFEHLGVYACRILVPGMSEIYPVDDLDFENNSIANEMREAILNLTDLDNEECSDLLASLNESNLADERPVAALIGMTPDAGSFWADLRVGELKTLLALACGDEAATVEGCEWIRHFDQIPQQRRSVYACIETLVLLTDRGDTAPYVGAIRQLYGAGVFEQAHALIMQTDRFMGISAPGLMMNGCEMQHQLWAAYEKVQAYKS
- a CDS encoding VOC family protein, whose translation is MHTQIDHLVIVAKSLEQGVQWCEDTLGITPGPGGEHTLYGTHNRLFKVASPSNPMAYVEIIAIDPKAVRPKRACPTRWYDMDDPALQKAVAKEPRLVHFVVNTPDIRAARMAVRMQGIDRGPAISASRRTNRGTLNWQISVRADGQRLFDGCMPTLIQWGKPEATDPLKLHPRNTLTRSGVTLQSLEVIHPSAAKLQAAYDAIELNRVTVTEGPANLKATLQTPKGVVVLESLGL